Proteins found in one uncultured Desulfuromonas sp. genomic segment:
- a CDS encoding MmcQ/YjbR family DNA-binding protein — MMNFETLRSYLLSKPAAVETFPFDEETLVLKVCGKMFALLNIHGDPLRINLKCDPDKAEVLRELFPAILPGYHMNKRHWNTVILDGSIVDEEIFSMIDDSYDLVVQGLPKSKRPV; from the coding sequence ATGATGAATTTCGAAACCTTACGCAGCTACCTGCTATCCAAACCAGCAGCCGTTGAAACCTTTCCTTTCGATGAAGAGACATTGGTGCTGAAGGTTTGCGGCAAAATGTTTGCTTTGTTGAATATTCATGGTGATCCGTTGCGGATAAATTTGAAATGCGACCCTGATAAAGCGGAGGTTTTGCGCGAGTTGTTCCCGGCGATCTTACCGGGCTATCACATGAACAAGCGCCATTGGAATACGGTGATTCTCGACGGCTCGATTGTTGATGAGGAGATTTTTTCGATGATTGATGATTCGTATGATCTGGTGGTGCAAGGGCTGCCCAAGTCAAAACGGCCTGTGTGA
- the rsgA gene encoding ribosome small subunit-dependent GTPase A has protein sequence MSHNNNSPLKSLPQLGWSHFFQQQLDLDEWENTLPCRVAAVHGQRIDVLSNHGHHQLSLPGSWQQLDIIDRPTVGDWLLVEHDTLKPQRLLQRTSLFRRKAAGLEAKQQLIAANIDTLFIVTSCNQDFNPSRLERYLALAYDAEVQPIVVLTKTDLVDDVSPFITEARSLKHDLLVEAVNSLDHQSCEPLLTWCGPGQTVALTGSSGVGKSTLINTLCGHSDQATAAIREDDAKGRHTTTARSLHFLPEGGILIDNPGMRELQLADCEEGLADLFEEIEQMARSCKFNDCSHQGEHGCAVIKAVESGSLEPRRLASYLKLKAEQQRNSETISERRSREKGFKKMCRSAMSVKRESRGEG, from the coding sequence ATGTCCCACAACAATAACTCGCCACTAAAATCACTCCCACAACTGGGATGGAGTCATTTTTTTCAACAACAACTCGACCTCGACGAATGGGAAAACACCCTTCCCTGTCGCGTCGCCGCAGTCCATGGTCAGCGCATTGATGTGCTCTCCAATCACGGCCACCACCAACTGAGCCTACCCGGATCATGGCAGCAGTTAGACATCATTGACCGCCCTACAGTAGGTGACTGGCTGCTTGTGGAGCACGACACGCTGAAACCTCAACGCTTGCTGCAACGCACCAGCCTGTTTCGCCGCAAAGCCGCCGGTTTAGAGGCAAAGCAACAACTCATTGCCGCCAACATCGACACGCTGTTTATCGTCACCTCCTGCAATCAGGACTTCAACCCGTCGCGCCTGGAACGCTATCTGGCACTGGCTTACGATGCTGAAGTGCAGCCGATTGTCGTACTGACCAAAACAGACCTGGTGGACGATGTATCGCCTTTTATCACTGAGGCGCGCAGCCTGAAACACGATCTACTGGTTGAAGCCGTCAACAGCCTTGACCACCAGTCTTGCGAACCACTTCTCACCTGGTGCGGACCCGGCCAGACCGTCGCCCTCACCGGCTCATCTGGCGTCGGCAAATCGACTCTGATAAATACCCTGTGTGGCCACTCGGATCAGGCCACCGCCGCCATCCGCGAGGATGATGCCAAAGGGCGTCACACCACGACAGCGCGATCACTGCATTTCCTGCCCGAGGGCGGCATTCTCATCGATAATCCGGGCATGCGCGAACTGCAACTGGCCGATTGTGAAGAGGGCCTTGCCGATCTGTTTGAGGAGATTGAACAAATGGCTCGAAGCTGCAAGTTCAACGATTGCAGCCATCAGGGCGAACACGGCTGCGCTGTGATCAAAGCCGTGGAAAGTGGCTCACTCGAACCGCGCCGTCTGGCCAGTTACCTTAAGCTCAAAGCTGAGCAGCAGCGCAACAGTGAAACCATCTCCGAACGGCGAAGCCGGGAGAAGGGATTTAAGAAGATGTGCCGCTCAGCGATGTCGGTCAAACGTGAAAGCCGGGGGGAGGGTTGA